A stretch of DNA from Virgibacillus proomii:
GTATCGTCTGAAAATGAAAGATCATCGACGAAATATTCCCTTGTTGAACTACTTTTCCATCACATAGTAGAGAAAAATCACTCTCTGAACAAGCAACTTCTCCTGGAAACTTCCAAAACTCTGTAACCACAGCTGCATTTTTAAATCCTTTGGCTATTAACCATGGGTGTCCTTTCTTTTTCAATTCAGATTGCACATCTCTTAATGTCAAGTCAACTCCCATTGCCATCTTAGTTACTACATCATCTACCTTTACACGATCGGTAACATCTTTACCTATATATAAAACAATCTCTACCTCATGATGAATTTCACCTTGATCAGCCGGGTACTGGACAGTCCGACCATTCGCCTCCACTAAAGAATTCGTTGGCTTGGAGAAGACCAATGGCTTTTTTG
This window harbors:
- a CDS encoding fumarylacetoacetate hydrolase family protein; the encoded protein is MNINNIFCIGRNYADHAAELGNEVPKKPLVFSKPTNSLVEANGRTVQYPADQGEIHHEVEIVLYIGKDVTDRVKVDDVVTKMAMGVDLTLRDVQSELKKKGHPWLIAKGFKNAAVVTEFWKFPGEVACSESDFSLLCDGKVVQQGNISSMIFHFQTILEYIQANFGLKKGDIIYTGTPEGVGPIVDRKKYELRWGDEVKGSFVVQLR